One genomic window of Clostridium taeniosporum includes the following:
- a CDS encoding LacI family DNA-binding transcriptional regulator, giving the protein MKVTIKDVAKEANVSPSTVSRVLSNSSQISEETKNKVREAVKKLKYKPNAIARSLANNKTRIVGVILPNEAQDLLTNPFFIQAMKGMSVFAQSKNYYITYAFSKDEEHEAHHVKDFISSNLVDGICLLRAKSNDSNIKYLKETGFPFVVIGRPEETEGILWVDNDNFKATYDLVNKLAKKGKKKLAFLGARKEWNLTKDRINGFKVSCQMNGINIKDEDIVIKEEFTEKEGIEATKELLKHKIPDAIVAEDDMLAFGALKVFKEENLIDIAIIGFNNTQLAEFQNPPLASVDINAYELGYYAAKILIDSLENSNKSVDHYIIDTNLVIRDSIK; this is encoded by the coding sequence ATGAAGGTTACTATAAAAGATGTTGCTAAAGAAGCAAATGTTTCGCCTTCTACTGTGTCTAGAGTGCTATCAAATAGTAGTCAAATCAGTGAGGAAACTAAAAATAAGGTTAGGGAAGCTGTTAAAAAATTAAAATATAAACCTAATGCTATTGCTAGAAGTTTAGCAAATAATAAAACAAGAATAGTAGGAGTAATACTTCCTAATGAAGCTCAGGATTTATTAACAAATCCGTTTTTTATCCAAGCAATGAAAGGAATGAGTGTTTTTGCTCAAAGCAAGAATTATTATATTACTTATGCATTCAGTAAAGATGAAGAACACGAAGCACATCATGTAAAGGATTTTATAAGCAGTAATTTAGTGGATGGAATTTGTCTATTAAGAGCTAAGTCTAATGATAGTAATATAAAATATTTAAAGGAAACAGGCTTTCCATTTGTTGTTATAGGTAGACCAGAAGAGACAGAAGGAATTTTATGGGTAGATAATGATAATTTTAAAGCAACATATGATTTAGTTAATAAATTAGCTAAAAAAGGCAAAAAAAAGTTAGCTTTTTTAGGAGCTAGAAAAGAGTGGAATTTAACTAAAGATAGAATTAATGGATTTAAGGTATCATGTCAAATGAATGGGATTAATATAAAAGATGAAGATATTGTAATCAAAGAAGAATTTACTGAAAAAGAAGGAATTGAAGCTACTAAGGAGCTTTTAAAGCATAAGATTCCAGATGCCATTGTAGCAGAAGATGATATGTTAGCTTTTGGTGCATTGAAGGTATTTAAAGAAGAAAATTTAATAGATATAGCTATAATAGGATTTAATAATACTCAATTAGCAGAATTTCAAAATCCACCATTAGCATCAGTGGATATAAATGCATATGAGTTAGGATATTATGCAGCTAAAATATTAATAGATTCATTAGAAAATAGTAATAAAAGTGTTGACCATTATATAATAGATACAAACTTGGTAATTAGAGATTCAATAAAATAA
- a CDS encoding GIY-YIG nuclease family protein: protein MNYVYILECSDKTLYTGWTNDLEKRVKMHSLGKGAKYTRGRTPVKLLYYEIFEDKKEAMKREYRIKRLTRLQKEELIRNFNCDFRI from the coding sequence ATGAATTATGTTTATATTTTAGAATGTTCAGATAAAACCTTGTATACAGGATGGACCAATGATTTAGAGAAAAGAGTAAAAATGCATTCTTTAGGCAAAGGGGCAAAATATACAAGGGGGAGAACTCCAGTTAAACTTTTATATTATGAAATATTCGAAGATAAAAAAGAGGCTATGAAAAGAGAGTATAGAATAAAGAGACTAACTAGGTTACAAAAAGAAGAATTAATAAGAAATTTTAACTGTGATTTTAGGATATAG
- a CDS encoding leucine-rich repeat domain-containing protein gives MELMETYLNDISLIKNIKKLEYLDLSDNNITDISFICNIKILKYLNLSGNPIKNVYIKNKNQVFCL, from the coding sequence ATTGAATTAATGGAAACTTATTTAAATGATATTTCATTAATAAAGAATATTAAGAAACTAGAGTATTTAGATTTAAGTGATAATAATATAACTGATATTAGTTTCATATGTAATATCAAGATTTTAAAGTATTTAAATTTAAGTGGAAATCCAATAAAAAATGTATATATTAAGAATAAAAATCAAGTTTTTTGTTTATAG